The following are encoded in a window of Capricornis sumatraensis isolate serow.1 chromosome 7, serow.2, whole genome shotgun sequence genomic DNA:
- the DGKQ gene encoding diacylglycerol kinase theta, translating into MAAAAEPGARGWLGGGSPRPGSPTSSPELGAGSRSRSGPGSGPGSGPERSSARPPVPAAPSHSFRKVTLTKPTFCHLCSDFIWGLAGILCDVCNFMSHEKCLKHVKTPCTSVAPSLVRVPVAHCFGPRGLWKRRFCSVCRKGLEAPGLRCEVCELHVHPDCVPFACSDCRQCHQDGHRDHDAHLHHWREGILPSGARCELCRKTCGSSDVPAGVRCEWCGVQAHSVCSAALAPECTFGRLRTLVLPPACVRLLSRNFSKTHCFRIPESAAPEPGERGGGEGAEGTVSAGPGREVGAPESGKQTLKIFDGSDAMQRNHFRVVTVPRLARSQEVLEAALRAYYIPEDPQGFQLQAVPTPAQSGDTEAAGKVWSAGPAEEEGCRAAPEAWVLRALPRTQEILKIYPAWLKVGVAYVSIRVTPQSTARSVVLEVLPLLGCQAEGVEGFQLVEVHMGSRQVQRTVLADEEPMLDRLREIRQTSLRQMSQTRFYVAENSVLAPRVSLFVGGLPPGLSPREYRSLLDEAVASKAALVTVSHVYSAQGAVVLDVACFAEAERLYMLVRDTAVRGRPLTALVLPEVLHTKLAPDCRPLLVFVNPRSGGLKGRDLLCSFRKLLNPHQVFELTNGGPLPGLHVFSRVPCFRVLVCGGDGTVGWVLAALEDVRHRLACPEPAVAILPLGTGNDLGRVLRWGAGYSGEDLFSVLLSVDEADAVLVDRWTILLDAHEPAGGEDSEADAEPPKIVQMSNYCGIGIDAELSLDFHQAREEEPGKFTSRLHNKGVYVRVGLQKISHARSLHRALRLQVEQQEVELPSIEGLIFINIPSWGSGADLWGSDSDSRFEKPRMDDGLLEVVGVTGVVHMGQVQSGLRSGIRIAQGSYFRVTLLKATPVQVDGEPWVQAPGHLIISAAGPKVHMLRKAKQKPRKAGPPRDARADGAPAPEGDPK; encoded by the exons ATGGCGGCGGCGGCCGAGCCCGGGGCCCGAGGATGGCTTGGCGGCGGCTCCCCGCGCCCTGGCAGCCCGACCTCCAGCCCTGAGCTGGGCGCCGGAAGCCGCTCGCGATCGGGGCCAGGGTCCGGGCCCGGGTCGGGGCCGGAGCGGTCGAGCGCCAGGCCCCCAGTGCCCGCCGCGCCGAGTCACAGCTTCAGGAAGGTGACGCTTACCAAGCCCACCTTCTGCCACCTCTGCTCCGATTTCATCTGGGGGCTGGCCGGCATCCTGTGTGACG TTTGCAACTTCATGTCCCATGAGAAGTGCCTGAAACACGTGAAGACCCCCTGCACGAGCGTGGCTCCCAGCCTGGTCCGC GTCCCCGTGGCTCACTGCTTCGGCCCCCGGGGGCTCTGGAAGCGCAGGTTCTGCTCCGTGTGCCGGAAGGGCCTGGAGGCGCCGGGCCTCCGCTGCGAAG TGTGTGAGCTGCACGTTCACCCCGACTGTGTGCCCTTCGCCTGCAGCGACTGCCGCCAGTGCCACCAGGACGGGCACCGCGACCAC GACGCGCACCTCCACCACTGGCGGGAGGGGATCTTGCCGTCCGGCGCGCGTTGCGAGCTCTGTCGGAAGACTTGCGGCTCCTCGGACGTGCCGGCCGGCGTGCGCTGCGAGTGGTGCGGCGTCCAG GCCCACTCGGTCTGCTCCGCGGCGCTCGCCCCCGAGTGCACTTTCGGGCGCCTGCGCACCCTCGTCCTGCCCCCCGCGTGCGTGCGCCTCCTGTCCCGAAACTTCAGCAAGACGCACTGCTTCCGGATTCCCGAGAGCGCGGCGCCGGAGCCCGGTGAGCGGGGCGGCGGGGAGGG CGCCGAGGGCACCGTCTCCGCCGGCCCGGGCCGAGAGGTGGGGGCGCCTGAGTCCG GCAAGCAGACTCTGAAGATCTTTGACGGCAGCGACGCGATGCAGCGAAACCACTTTCGTGTAGTCACGGTCCCGCGCCTGGCCCGGAGCCAGGAGGTGCTG GAGGCGGCTCTGCGGGCTTACTACATCCCCGAGGATCCTCAGGGCTTCCAGCTGCAGGCGGTCCCCACACCTGCGCAGTCTGGCGACACCGAGGCTGCGGGAAAGGTCTGGAGCGCGGGGCCCGCTGAGGAGGAGGGCTGCAGAGCGGCTCCCGAGGCCTGGGTACTCCGCGCTCTGCCCCGCACCCAGGAGATCCTGAAGATCTACCCGGCCTGGCTCAA GGTGGGTGTGGCCTACGTGTCCATCCGTGTGACCCCACAGAGCACTGCCCGCAGCGTGGTGCTGGAGGTCCTCCCGCTGCTCGGATGCCAG GCCGAGGGGGTCGAGGGCTTCCAGCTGGTAGAGGTGCACATGGGCAGCAGACAAG TCCAGCGTACGGTGCTGGCGGACGAGGAGCCCATGCTGGACCGGCTTCGTGAGATCCGGCAG ACGTCCCTGCGGCAGATGAGCCAGACGCGGTTCTACGTGGCTGAGAACAGCGTGCTGGCCCCGCGCGTCTCTCTGTTTGTGGGCGGTCTGCCCCCAGGCCTGTCCCCCCGGGAGTACCGCAGTCTGCTGGATGAGGCCGTCGCCAGCAAAG CTGCCTTGGTGACGGTGAGCCACGTGTATTCCGCCCAAG GTGCTGTGGTGCTGGACGTGGCCTGCTTCGCGGAGGCCGAGCGGCTGTACATGCTGGTCAGGGACACAGCTGTGCGCGGCCGGCCACTGACTGCCCTGGTGCTCCCAGAGGTGCTG CACACGAAGCTGGCCCCAGACTGCCGCCCCCTGCTCGTGTTTGTGAACCCCAGGAGTGGAGGACTCAAGGGCCGTGACCTGCTCTGCAGTTTCCGGAAGCTGCTCAACCCCCACCAGGTCTTCGAGCTGACCAATGGGGGGCCGCTGCCCGG GCTCCACGTGTTCTCCCGGGTGCCCTGCTTCCGGGTGCTGGTGTGCGGCGGGGACGGCACCGTGGGCTGGGTGCTCGCCGCCTTGGAGGACGTGCGGCACCGCCTGGCCTGCCCGGAGCCTGCTGTAGCCATCCTGCCCCTGGGCACAG GGAACGACCTGGGCCGGGTTCTGCGCTGGGGCGCGGGCTACAGCGGGGAGGACCTGTTCTCCGTGCTGCTGTCAGTGGACGAGGCGGACGCCGTGCTTGTGGACCGCTGGACCATCCTGCTGGACGCTCACGAGCCTGCTGGCGGGGAGGACAGTGAGGCAGATGCAGAGCCCCCCAAG ATCGTGCAGATGAGTAACTACTGTGGGATTGGCATCGACGCAGAGCTGAGCCTGGACTTCCACCAGGCgcgggaggaggagcctggcaagttcaCGAGCAG GCTGCACAACAAGGGCGTGTACGTGCGGGTCGGCCTGCAGAAGATCAGCCACGCGCGCAGCCTGCACAGGGCCCTGCGGCTGCAGGTGGAGCAGCAGGAGGTGGAGCTGCCCAGCATCGAGGGGCTCATCTTCATCAACATCCCCAG CTGGGGCTCAGGGGCCGACCTGTGGGGCTCTGACAGCGACTCGAGGTTCGAGAAGCCACGCATGGATGACGGGCTGCTGGAGGTGGTGGGGGTGACGGGCGTTGTGCACATG GGCCAGGTCCAGAGCGGGCTGCGCTCGGGCATCCGCATTGCCCAGGGCTCCTACTTCCGCGTTACCCTCCTCAAGGCCACGCCCGTGCAGGTGGACGGTGAACCCTGGGTCCAGGCTCCCGGGCACCTGATCATCTCGGCTGCGGGCCCTAAG GTCCACATGCTCAGGAAGGCGAAGCAGAAGCCCAGGAAGGCAGGGCCGCCCAGGGACGCACGAGCAGATGGGGCGCCAGCCCCCGAGGGGGACCCCAAGTAG
- the TMEM175 gene encoding endosomal/lysosomal proton channel TMEM175 isoform X1, producing MTVTCEPSPLLPGLQSHSLSPSLTQPQDHSPGSAVTLWLPGPWPPCRGPGRGLRPFCLQSRHSRGLHVRRGPRASLDEAKPGCVLGLGPVPGEWGQWEALLLQEFDKSVQRLLATRIAVYLMTFLIVTVAWAAHTRLFQIVEKIDDTLALLNLACTMTITFLPFTFSLMVAFPEVPLGIFLFCVCVTAIGAVQALIVLYAFHFPRLLSPQIEHSAHRGLYRQHILGIVVRGPALCLAAAGFSLFFYPASYLLMATVIFLPYVSKAASWCRAQLVGPREPPAHSVEVFTFDLHEPLSKERVEAFSDGVYAIVATLLILDICEDNVPDAKDVKEKFQGSLVAALGESGPHFLAYFGSFATVGLLWFTHHSLFLHIRRATRPMGLLNTLSLAFVGGLPLAYQQTSAFAQQPRDELESVRVSCAIIFLASIFQFAIWTAALLQEGETLQPSARFGGREHAFMFAKLALYPCASLLAFACTCVLSSFSTAIFHAMQIAVPFTFLLLRLLVRLALAGLRALRGLLGPVRARPAPGAADEAQSLLLPAPC from the exons ATGACGGTGACGTGTGAGCCCTCTCCCCTGCTGCCCGGCCTGCAGTCACACAGCCTCTCACCCAGCCTCACGCAGCCTCAGGACCACTCACCTGGCAGTGCCGTGACTCTGTGGCTGCCAGGCCCGTGGCCACCCTGCCGAGGTCCTGGGAGAGGCCTGAGGCCTTTCTGCCTCCAGAGCAGACATTCCAGGGGGCTGCATGTCAGGAGGGGCCCCAGGGCCAGCTTGGACGAAGCGAAGCCTGGGTGTGTCCTGGGGCTGGGCCCTGTGCCAGGTGAATGGGGTCAATGGGAGGCACTTCTGTTGCAGGAGTTTGACAAGAGCGTCCAGAGGCTCCTCGCCACCAGGATTGCTGTGTACCTGATGACCTTCCTCATCGTGACTGTGGCCTGGGCGGCCCACACGAG GTTGTTCCAAATTGTTGAGAAAATAGACGACACGCTGGCCCTGCTCAACCTG gcctgCACGATGACCATCACCTTCCTGCCGTTCACA TTTTCCTTGATGGTGGCCTTCCCCGAGGTGCCTCTGGGCATCTTCCTGTTCTGCGTGTGTGTGACCGCCATCGGGGCTGTACAG GCGCTGATCGTGCTCTACGCCTTCCACTTCCCGCGCCTCCTGAGCCCCCAGATCGAGCACTCTGCCCACCGCGGCCTCTACCGGCAGCACATCCTGGGCATTGTCGTGCGGGGCCCCGCGCTCTGCCTGGCCGCCGCTGGCTTCTCCCTCTTCTTCTACCCTGCG TCATACCTGCTGATGGCCACGGTCATCTTCCTGCCCTACGTGAGCAAGGCCGCCAGCTGGTGCAGGGCCCAGCTTGTGG GCCCCAGAGAGCCCCCGGCTCACAGCGTGGAGGTCTTCACCTTCGACCTGCACGAGCCGCTCAGCAAGGAGCGAGTGGAGGCCTTCAGTGACGGGGTCTACGCCATTGTGGCTACTCTGCTCATCCTGGACATCTG CGAGGACAACGTCCCGGATGCCAAGGACGTGAAGGAGAAGttccagggcagcctggtggccgCGCTGGGCGAGTCCGGGCCGCACTTCCTGGCCTACTTCGGCTCCTTCGCCACGGTGGGCCTGCTCTGGTTCACCCACCACTCGCTGTTCCTGCACATCCGCAGGGCCACGCGGCCCATGGGGCTGCTCAACACACTCTCGCTGGCCTTCGTGGGCGGCCTGCCCCTGGCCTACCAGCAGACGTCAGCCTTCGCGCAGCAGCCCCGTGACGAGCTGGAGAGCGTGCGCGTCAGCTGCGCCATCATCTTCCTGGCCAGCATCTTCCAGTTCGCCATCTGGACCGCGGCCCTGCTGCAGGAGGGGGAGACGCTGCAGCCCTCGGCTCGCTTCGGGGGCCGCGAGCACGCGTTCATGTTCGCCAAGCTCGCCCTGTACCCCTGCGCCAGCTTGCTGGCCTTCGCCTGCACCTGCGTGCTGAGCAGCTTCAGCACGGCCATCTTCCACGCCATGCAGATCGCAGTGCCCTTCACCTTCCTGCTGCTGCGGCTCCTGGTGCGCCTGGCGCTGGCCGGCCTGCGGGCCCTGCGGGGCCTGCTGGGGCCTGTGCGCGCGCGCCCGGCGCCGGGGGCCGCAGACGAGGCCCAGTCCCTGCTGCTCCCTGCCCCCTGCTAG
- the TMEM175 gene encoding endosomal/lysosomal proton channel TMEM175 isoform X3 — protein sequence MTITFLPFTFSLMVAFPEVPLGIFLFCVCVTAIGAVQALIVLYAFHFPRLLSPQIEHSAHRGLYRQHILGIVVRGPALCLAAAGFSLFFYPASYLLMATVIFLPYVSKAASWCRAQLVGPREPPAHSVEVFTFDLHEPLSKERVEAFSDGVYAIVATLLILDICEDNVPDAKDVKEKFQGSLVAALGESGPHFLAYFGSFATVGLLWFTHHSLFLHIRRATRPMGLLNTLSLAFVGGLPLAYQQTSAFAQQPRDELESVRVSCAIIFLASIFQFAIWTAALLQEGETLQPSARFGGREHAFMFAKLALYPCASLLAFACTCVLSSFSTAIFHAMQIAVPFTFLLLRLLVRLALAGLRALRGLLGPVRARPAPGAADEAQSLLLPAPC from the exons ATGACCATCACCTTCCTGCCGTTCACA TTTTCCTTGATGGTGGCCTTCCCCGAGGTGCCTCTGGGCATCTTCCTGTTCTGCGTGTGTGTGACCGCCATCGGGGCTGTACAG GCGCTGATCGTGCTCTACGCCTTCCACTTCCCGCGCCTCCTGAGCCCCCAGATCGAGCACTCTGCCCACCGCGGCCTCTACCGGCAGCACATCCTGGGCATTGTCGTGCGGGGCCCCGCGCTCTGCCTGGCCGCCGCTGGCTTCTCCCTCTTCTTCTACCCTGCG TCATACCTGCTGATGGCCACGGTCATCTTCCTGCCCTACGTGAGCAAGGCCGCCAGCTGGTGCAGGGCCCAGCTTGTGG GCCCCAGAGAGCCCCCGGCTCACAGCGTGGAGGTCTTCACCTTCGACCTGCACGAGCCGCTCAGCAAGGAGCGAGTGGAGGCCTTCAGTGACGGGGTCTACGCCATTGTGGCTACTCTGCTCATCCTGGACATCTG CGAGGACAACGTCCCGGATGCCAAGGACGTGAAGGAGAAGttccagggcagcctggtggccgCGCTGGGCGAGTCCGGGCCGCACTTCCTGGCCTACTTCGGCTCCTTCGCCACGGTGGGCCTGCTCTGGTTCACCCACCACTCGCTGTTCCTGCACATCCGCAGGGCCACGCGGCCCATGGGGCTGCTCAACACACTCTCGCTGGCCTTCGTGGGCGGCCTGCCCCTGGCCTACCAGCAGACGTCAGCCTTCGCGCAGCAGCCCCGTGACGAGCTGGAGAGCGTGCGCGTCAGCTGCGCCATCATCTTCCTGGCCAGCATCTTCCAGTTCGCCATCTGGACCGCGGCCCTGCTGCAGGAGGGGGAGACGCTGCAGCCCTCGGCTCGCTTCGGGGGCCGCGAGCACGCGTTCATGTTCGCCAAGCTCGCCCTGTACCCCTGCGCCAGCTTGCTGGCCTTCGCCTGCACCTGCGTGCTGAGCAGCTTCAGCACGGCCATCTTCCACGCCATGCAGATCGCAGTGCCCTTCACCTTCCTGCTGCTGCGGCTCCTGGTGCGCCTGGCGCTGGCCGGCCTGCGGGCCCTGCGGGGCCTGCTGGGGCCTGTGCGCGCGCGCCCGGCGCCGGGGGCCGCAGACGAGGCCCAGTCCCTGCTGCTCCCTGCCCCCTGCTAG
- the TMEM175 gene encoding endosomal/lysosomal proton channel TMEM175 isoform X2 yields MSGPQTPEPTLEGQADASVGSPDEDAADGTQHSHRMLSFSDALLSIIATVMILPVTHTEISPEQEFDKSVQRLLATRIAVYLMTFLIVTVAWAAHTRLFQIVEKIDDTLALLNLACTMTITFLPFTFSLMVAFPEVPLGIFLFCVCVTAIGAVQALIVLYAFHFPRLLSPQIEHSAHRGLYRQHILGIVVRGPALCLAAAGFSLFFYPASYLLMATVIFLPYVSKAASWCRAQLVGPREPPAHSVEVFTFDLHEPLSKERVEAFSDGVYAIVATLLILDICEDNVPDAKDVKEKFQGSLVAALGESGPHFLAYFGSFATVGLLWFTHHSLFLHIRRATRPMGLLNTLSLAFVGGLPLAYQQTSAFAQQPRDELESVRVSCAIIFLASIFQFAIWTAALLQEGETLQPSARFGGREHAFMFAKLALYPCASLLAFACTCVLSSFSTAIFHAMQIAVPFTFLLLRLLVRLALAGLRALRGLLGPVRARPAPGAADEAQSLLLPAPC; encoded by the exons ATGTCCGGGCCCCAGACCCCGGAGCCGACCCTCGAGGGGCAGGCAGACGCCTCCGTGGGCTCGCCAGACGAGGACGCGGCCGACGGGACCCAGCACTCGCATCGCATGCTCAGCTTCAGCGACGCGCTGCTGTCCATCATCGCCACTGTGATG ATCCTGCCCGTGACCCACACAGAGATCTCCCCGGAGCAG GAGTTTGACAAGAGCGTCCAGAGGCTCCTCGCCACCAGGATTGCTGTGTACCTGATGACCTTCCTCATCGTGACTGTGGCCTGGGCGGCCCACACGAG GTTGTTCCAAATTGTTGAGAAAATAGACGACACGCTGGCCCTGCTCAACCTG gcctgCACGATGACCATCACCTTCCTGCCGTTCACA TTTTCCTTGATGGTGGCCTTCCCCGAGGTGCCTCTGGGCATCTTCCTGTTCTGCGTGTGTGTGACCGCCATCGGGGCTGTACAG GCGCTGATCGTGCTCTACGCCTTCCACTTCCCGCGCCTCCTGAGCCCCCAGATCGAGCACTCTGCCCACCGCGGCCTCTACCGGCAGCACATCCTGGGCATTGTCGTGCGGGGCCCCGCGCTCTGCCTGGCCGCCGCTGGCTTCTCCCTCTTCTTCTACCCTGCG TCATACCTGCTGATGGCCACGGTCATCTTCCTGCCCTACGTGAGCAAGGCCGCCAGCTGGTGCAGGGCCCAGCTTGTGG GCCCCAGAGAGCCCCCGGCTCACAGCGTGGAGGTCTTCACCTTCGACCTGCACGAGCCGCTCAGCAAGGAGCGAGTGGAGGCCTTCAGTGACGGGGTCTACGCCATTGTGGCTACTCTGCTCATCCTGGACATCTG CGAGGACAACGTCCCGGATGCCAAGGACGTGAAGGAGAAGttccagggcagcctggtggccgCGCTGGGCGAGTCCGGGCCGCACTTCCTGGCCTACTTCGGCTCCTTCGCCACGGTGGGCCTGCTCTGGTTCACCCACCACTCGCTGTTCCTGCACATCCGCAGGGCCACGCGGCCCATGGGGCTGCTCAACACACTCTCGCTGGCCTTCGTGGGCGGCCTGCCCCTGGCCTACCAGCAGACGTCAGCCTTCGCGCAGCAGCCCCGTGACGAGCTGGAGAGCGTGCGCGTCAGCTGCGCCATCATCTTCCTGGCCAGCATCTTCCAGTTCGCCATCTGGACCGCGGCCCTGCTGCAGGAGGGGGAGACGCTGCAGCCCTCGGCTCGCTTCGGGGGCCGCGAGCACGCGTTCATGTTCGCCAAGCTCGCCCTGTACCCCTGCGCCAGCTTGCTGGCCTTCGCCTGCACCTGCGTGCTGAGCAGCTTCAGCACGGCCATCTTCCACGCCATGCAGATCGCAGTGCCCTTCACCTTCCTGCTGCTGCGGCTCCTGGTGCGCCTGGCGCTGGCCGGCCTGCGGGCCCTGCGGGGCCTGCTGGGGCCTGTGCGCGCGCGCCCGGCGCCGGGGGCCGCAGACGAGGCCCAGTCCCTGCTGCTCCCTGCCCCCTGCTAG